A DNA window from Gillisia sp. Hel1_33_143 contains the following coding sequences:
- a CDS encoding VOC family protein, with translation MKLGAFSVSLNVKDIEVSKKFYLNLGFKVIGGSMEQNYLIMKNQNAVIGLFQGIFDKNILTFNPGWDANGETVKDFDDIRKIQKELKANGITLEKEVNEDTTGPANFILTDPDGNFILIDQHI, from the coding sequence ATGAAATTAGGTGCGTTCTCGGTAAGTCTAAATGTTAAAGACATTGAAGTTTCTAAAAAATTCTATCTGAACTTAGGGTTTAAAGTAATAGGTGGTTCAATGGAGCAAAATTACCTTATCATGAAAAATCAGAATGCTGTAATCGGTTTGTTTCAGGGAATATTTGATAAGAATATTTTGACCTTTAATCCCGGATGGGATGCAAATGGAGAAACTGTTAAAGATTTTGATGATATCAGAAAGATTCAGAAAGAATTAAAAGCTAATGGAATTACTTTAGAAAAGGAAGTGAATGAGGACACTACGGGACCTGCAAATTTTATACTTACAGATCCAGATGGAAATTTCATACTTATAGATCAACACATTTAA
- a CDS encoding tRNA dihydrouridine synthase gives MSFTLLSSPLQGFTDFRFRNAQHHYFGGIDTYYAPYIRLDGKLIVKNSYKRDLLPEHNNTLEVIPQVITNDAEEFLFVAKYVRELGYKELNWNLGCPYPMVTKRGMGSGLINDPERIDNILDRAHSETDILVSMKMRMGYEDSTEILDTLPILDKYPLKNIAIHARIGKQLYKGGVDLESFQRCLDNTKHKMYYNGDITTVAGFKEMQQRFPQIDHWMIGRGLIADPFLPSMIKADTTEYPKDRWQQFREFHDTIYHQYDEALSGPTPIKMKMQGFWSYFSQTFSNPQKTFKKIKKANNQKAYLQAVTEILKSEQ, from the coding sequence ATGAGTTTTACACTTCTTTCTTCCCCATTGCAGGGTTTCACCGATTTCAGATTTAGAAATGCACAACACCACTATTTTGGTGGAATAGACACGTATTATGCCCCCTACATACGTTTGGATGGGAAGCTGATCGTAAAAAATTCTTATAAGCGAGATCTGTTACCGGAGCATAACAATACCTTAGAAGTAATTCCGCAAGTGATTACCAACGATGCTGAAGAATTTTTATTTGTTGCTAAATATGTTCGTGAATTAGGATACAAAGAACTCAACTGGAATTTGGGTTGTCCTTACCCGATGGTTACTAAACGCGGAATGGGTTCCGGATTGATCAATGATCCTGAAAGAATAGATAATATTTTGGACCGTGCTCATTCTGAAACCGACATTTTGGTTTCTATGAAAATGAGGATGGGGTATGAAGACAGTACCGAGATCTTAGACACTTTACCTATTTTAGATAAATATCCACTGAAGAATATCGCCATTCACGCCAGAATTGGAAAGCAATTATACAAAGGTGGTGTAGATCTGGAATCCTTTCAGCGATGTTTGGATAATACCAAACACAAGATGTATTATAATGGAGATATTACTACCGTTGCCGGATTTAAGGAGATGCAACAACGCTTTCCGCAGATAGACCATTGGATGATTGGCCGCGGTTTAATTGCCGATCCTTTTCTTCCTTCAATGATTAAAGCTGATACTACCGAATATCCCAAAGACAGATGGCAGCAATTCAGAGAATTTCATGATACCATTTATCATCAGTACGATGAGGCTTTAAGCGGTCCTACTCCTATCAAGATGAAAATGCAGGGATTTTGGAGTTATTTCTCACAGACGTTCTCCAATCCGCAGAAAACCTTTAAAAAGATCAAAAAGGCAAATAATCAAAAAGCATATTTACAAGCGGTTACAGAGATCTTAAAGAGCGAACAATAA
- a CDS encoding B12-binding domain-containing radical SAM protein: MQKDLLLITPPFTQLNTPYPATAYLKGFLNTKNISSYQMDLGIEVILELFSKHTLSELFEIAAENETITSENCERIYALRAHYLKPLDDVIRFLQGKDQTLARQICTGNFLPKASRFEQLDDMEYAFGSMGMQDKAKHLATLFLEDLSDFIIECIDENFGFSRYAERLGRSANSFDELYEHLQEEISFIDDISIDILSRRIEEVQPKLICFSVPFPGNLFSAFRAAQYIKENYPEIKIAMGGGFPNTELRSLTDVRVFEFFDFITLDDGELPIEILISNVLDPTSANPDHQKFKRTFLLQNGEVTYNNTSLRSDYKQNQLGTPDYGDLPLSEYISVIEIANPMHSLWSDGRWNKLTMAHGCYWGKCTFCDISLDYIKLYEPIAAKILVDRMEQLIAQTGETGFHFVDEAAPPALMRSLALEIIKRKLTVTWWANIRFEKNFTKDLCLLLKESGCIAISGGLEVASDRLLKLIDKGVTVAQVAQVTRNLTEANIMVHSYLMYGYPTQTVQETVDSLEMIRQLFEIGVLQSGFWHQFALTAHSPVGLDPDAYGIIPQYNEISFANNDVDFRDSTGIDHSKFSFGLKKSLFNYMHGIGFELPLQEWFDFKIPQTTIKFDFIEQCLEDETSFSVKPNAKVVWLGGIPQVVEQVKTKKGFTNHQLVMKFHDISESFSIIIEKETGEWLLNALEQLSPYEEKLLTYKQLKTDFDSQFEDFELFWFSKPIRILKDHGLLVL; the protein is encoded by the coding sequence ATGCAGAAAGATCTCCTACTTATTACCCCGCCTTTTACTCAATTAAATACGCCATATCCTGCAACGGCTTATTTAAAGGGCTTTCTGAACACCAAGAACATCAGTTCTTATCAGATGGATTTGGGGATCGAAGTTATTTTAGAGCTTTTTTCTAAGCATACTTTAAGCGAATTATTTGAGATCGCTGCAGAAAATGAAACCATTACTTCAGAAAATTGTGAGCGTATCTATGCTTTACGAGCTCATTACCTAAAACCTTTAGATGATGTTATAAGGTTTTTACAAGGAAAAGATCAAACTCTGGCAAGACAGATCTGCACCGGAAATTTTCTACCAAAAGCTTCCAGGTTTGAGCAGTTGGATGATATGGAATATGCTTTTGGTTCTATGGGAATGCAAGATAAAGCCAAGCATTTAGCTACTTTATTTCTCGAAGATCTTTCAGATTTTATTATTGAATGTATCGATGAGAATTTTGGTTTTAGTAGATATGCAGAAAGATTAGGTAGAAGCGCTAATTCTTTTGATGAATTGTATGAGCATCTTCAAGAAGAGATCAGTTTTATAGACGATATCAGTATAGATATTTTAAGCAGAAGAATAGAAGAAGTTCAGCCAAAACTCATCTGTTTTTCGGTGCCATTTCCGGGGAATCTTTTTAGCGCTTTTAGAGCAGCGCAATATATCAAAGAAAACTATCCTGAAATAAAGATCGCTATGGGTGGTGGTTTTCCTAACACCGAATTAAGATCGCTTACCGATGTTCGCGTTTTTGAATTCTTCGATTTTATTACGTTGGATGATGGAGAATTGCCTATAGAAATTCTTATTTCAAATGTTTTGGATCCAACTTCAGCAAATCCAGATCATCAAAAATTTAAACGCACCTTTTTACTTCAAAATGGAGAAGTAACTTATAACAACACTTCGCTCCGTTCAGATTATAAACAAAATCAATTAGGCACTCCAGATTATGGAGACTTGCCACTTTCAGAATATATTTCTGTAATAGAGATCGCCAACCCCATGCACAGTCTTTGGAGTGATGGCCGATGGAATAAGCTTACCATGGCACACGGATGTTATTGGGGAAAATGTACTTTTTGCGACATCTCTTTAGATTACATCAAACTATATGAGCCAATTGCTGCCAAAATATTGGTGGACAGAATGGAGCAACTTATTGCGCAAACGGGAGAAACCGGTTTTCACTTTGTAGATGAAGCCGCTCCCCCAGCCTTAATGCGATCTTTAGCCTTGGAAATTATCAAGAGAAAACTAACGGTTACTTGGTGGGCAAACATCAGGTTTGAAAAGAACTTTACTAAAGATCTTTGTTTGTTGCTGAAAGAATCTGGTTGTATTGCAATTTCCGGCGGGTTGGAAGTAGCTTCAGACAGACTTTTGAAGCTTATTGACAAAGGTGTAACAGTGGCACAGGTAGCTCAGGTTACACGCAATCTTACCGAAGCTAACATCATGGTGCATTCTTACCTTATGTACGGCTACCCTACGCAAACCGTTCAGGAAACGGTAGATAGTTTGGAAATGATAAGACAATTGTTTGAAATTGGTGTTTTGCAATCTGGCTTCTGGCATCAATTCGCTTTAACCGCTCACAGTCCTGTTGGGTTAGATCCAGATGCTTATGGAATTATTCCGCAGTATAATGAGATCAGTTTTGCAAATAACGATGTAGATTTTAGAGATAGTACAGGAATAGACCATTCCAAATTCAGCTTCGGATTAAAAAAATCTTTATTCAATTATATGCACGGGATTGGCTTTGAACTTCCGCTGCAGGAATGGTTCGATTTTAAGATCCCTCAAACCACTATTAAATTCGATTTTATCGAGCAATGCTTGGAAGATGAAACAAGCTTCAGCGTTAAACCAAATGCGAAAGTGGTTTGGTTGGGTGGAATTCCTCAAGTAGTAGAACAAGTAAAAACTAAAAAAGGATTTACCAACCATCAGTTAGTGATGAAGTTTCATGATATTTCTGAAAGTTTCAGCATTATTATAGAAAAAGAAACTGGCGAATGGCTGCTAAATGCTTTAGAACAATTATCTCCTTACGAAGAAAAATTACTTACTTATAAGCAGTTAAAAACAGATTTTGATAGTCAGTTTGAAGATTTTGAATTGTTCTGGTTCTCAAAACCAATCCGAATTTTAAAAGATCACGGTTTGTTGGTTCTTTAG
- the pyrR gene encoding bifunctional pyr operon transcriptional regulator/uracil phosphoribosyltransferase PyrR produces MSQKVFLNAKEINIILHRLACQLIENHPNLENTVIIGIQPRGTFLANRIVTILEEEYKLKNIPHGQLDITFYRDDFRRGDKPLEANKTKIDFIVEDMNVIFIDDVLYTGRSIRAALTAIQSFGRPKEIELLTLIDRRFSRHLPIQPDYNGRQVDAINDEQVKVHWKEIQGEDAVYVYSK; encoded by the coding sequence ATGAGCCAAAAAGTATTTCTTAATGCAAAAGAAATCAACATTATACTTCATCGTTTGGCCTGTCAGTTAATTGAGAATCATCCTAATCTTGAAAATACGGTTATTATTGGAATTCAGCCAAGAGGAACCTTTCTGGCAAACCGAATTGTAACTATTCTGGAGGAGGAATATAAACTGAAGAATATTCCACACGGGCAATTAGATATCACTTTCTATAGAGATGATTTTAGAAGAGGTGATAAACCTTTAGAAGCCAATAAAACCAAGATCGATTTTATAGTAGAAGATATGAATGTGATCTTTATAGATGATGTTCTTTATACAGGCCGAAGCATTCGCGCCGCACTAACTGCCATTCAATCTTTTGGAAGACCTAAAGAAATAGAACTGCTTACCCTTATAGATAGAAGGTTTAGTAGACATTTACCAATTCAGCCAGATTATAATGGGCGACAAGTAGATGCTATTAATGATGAGCAGGTAAAAGTGCACTGGAAAGAAATTCAAGGGGAAGATGCTGTTTATGTGTATTCAAAATAA
- a CDS encoding type IX secretion system membrane protein PorP/SprF, with protein sequence MKNFYILISIVFAGLSSTQAQQLPQFTQYMYNTISVNPAYAGSRDGFSLTALNRNQWVGIEGAPRTQTLSLHSPLRNERIGVGLSVINDKTGYENYTYIYGDVSYTIPVGQETTLSFGIKGGFSYYDLDEDLFTDPQVMDDPFFRDQFNKWTPNVGAGLYLSAQNWYVGLSAPKLINNDNNDFNQYVALEQVHYYLTGGYVFDLNDTWKLRPTALAKATSGAPLSVDISATTIYDEKLYLGATYRIDDAIGAFVDFRVFEPLRIGYAYEYSISDLRPYTSGSHEIILIYEFRFRNTRYKSPRFF encoded by the coding sequence ATGAAAAATTTCTATATCCTAATATCGATAGTTTTTGCTGGTCTGTCTTCAACTCAGGCTCAGCAATTACCACAGTTCACCCAGTATATGTATAATACCATATCTGTAAACCCTGCGTATGCCGGGAGTAGAGACGGATTTTCACTTACTGCATTAAACAGAAACCAATGGGTTGGTATAGAAGGTGCTCCTCGTACCCAAACTCTCTCTCTTCATTCTCCTTTAAGAAATGAACGAATTGGGGTTGGACTGTCTGTTATAAATGACAAAACAGGTTATGAGAATTACACGTATATCTACGGAGATGTTTCTTATACAATTCCTGTAGGACAAGAAACAACATTATCTTTTGGTATAAAAGGTGGATTTAGCTATTACGATCTGGATGAGGATCTATTTACAGATCCTCAGGTTATGGATGATCCTTTTTTTAGAGATCAGTTTAACAAATGGACTCCAAATGTAGGTGCAGGATTGTATCTCTCTGCTCAAAACTGGTACGTGGGTCTTTCTGCTCCAAAACTGATAAATAATGATAATAACGACTTTAATCAATATGTAGCTTTGGAACAAGTTCATTATTATTTAACCGGGGGTTATGTTTTCGACCTTAATGACACTTGGAAATTAAGACCAACAGCTTTAGCAAAAGCTACTAGCGGTGCTCCTTTATCTGTAGACATTTCTGCAACTACCATTTATGATGAAAAGTTATATTTAGGTGCTACTTACAGAATAGATGATGCAATTGGTGCCTTTGTAGATTTTAGAGTATTTGAACCTCTACGTATTGGATACGCTTATGAATATAGCATTTCAGACCTTAGACCTTACACCTCTGGTTCTCACGAGATCATTTTGATCTACGAATTTAGATTTAGAAACACCAGATATAAATCTCCAAGATTTTTCTAA
- a CDS encoding CAP domain-containing protein encodes MLKITKHLCAVLICTLTLTSCSKDTDVLQEQSNLKAEILSDNVSYSNIELEILTAVNAHRQSLGLNKLGRIDDITFQAEDHTDYMVENKLVNHSDFDKRFNALVKDVGASSVSENVGYGYRTAAAVVQAWLASEGHKANVEGDFTHFGIAVDSDDNGKNYFTNIFVKR; translated from the coding sequence ATGTTGAAAATTACCAAACACCTTTGTGCCGTATTAATTTGCACTCTTACGCTTACATCTTGTTCAAAAGATACCGATGTTCTGCAGGAACAAAGTAACCTTAAAGCAGAAATTCTTTCTGATAATGTTTCTTATAGCAATATTGAACTTGAAATACTTACCGCAGTTAATGCACACCGCCAAAGTTTAGGATTGAACAAGCTTGGTAGAATAGATGACATTACTTTTCAGGCGGAAGACCATACAGATTATATGGTAGAGAATAAATTAGTTAATCATTCAGATTTTGACAAAAGATTTAATGCTTTGGTTAAAGATGTGGGTGCCTCTTCTGTAAGTGAAAATGTAGGGTATGGTTATAGAACAGCAGCTGCAGTCGTTCAGGCTTGGTTAGCGAGCGAAGGACATAAAGCAAATGTAGAAGGAGACTTTACACATTTTGGTATCGCTGTAGATAGTGACGATAATGGAAAGAATTACTTTACGAATATTTTCGTAAAGAGATAA
- a CDS encoding OmpA family protein, giving the protein MKNFNYLILLLIIGNSFIASAQNSKQRKADRLYNDLAYLEAVDIYKELIEKDFNTAYNKQQLADSYSKLRRPEDAVYYYTDVVKQADVSPEYYFKFAQALRGVKRYDESRTWLAKYQETGKNTSDVKELLSDDMSKIKNRDDYTLEKAKFNSDLSDFGAYEKNGVTYLISARNEAMPKNKKVYSWNGEPFLDIYIVKDEMVSPISGDVNSVLHDGPLSITNDGKYLYFTRNNYINNKEGKKDKKSTNNLKIYRATNLNGSWKEVVELPFNDNEYSVGHPSLSSDNKSLYFTSDMPGGQGGTDIYKVEITGDNTYGVPVNLGKEINTSLDEAFPFLTTENILYFSSNGHLGLGLMDIFKTDLNTTSLEITNLGAPINSSKDDFAYFQKSEENTGWIASNRDGINDDVYEFNLLKPLVLKGTVTDDVNNLPIANATIRLMGSDNSQFAFLETDNDGKYTTIISRDTKYPFEAKHIEYTEKSGEISSFDLGNKEELIYDIQLSPIPDVEYLAEINNIYFDFDKSNIRKDAATELDKLVALMTEKYPNLVIEIGSHTDFRGSDAYNEALAIRRAESTYNYLVSHGIAPERIVAYKGYGEKQPAVKCDTCNSKQHQLNRRSMFKVVKMK; this is encoded by the coding sequence ATGAAGAATTTCAACTACTTAATACTTCTGCTCATTATTGGAAATAGTTTTATAGCTTCAGCTCAAAACTCCAAACAGAGAAAAGCAGACAGGTTATATAACGATCTTGCTTACCTGGAAGCTGTAGATATCTATAAAGAATTAATTGAAAAAGATTTTAATACAGCTTATAATAAACAACAACTTGCAGATAGTTATAGCAAATTAAGACGTCCAGAAGATGCAGTGTACTACTATACCGATGTTGTAAAACAAGCAGATGTTTCTCCAGAGTACTATTTTAAGTTCGCTCAGGCTTTGAGAGGTGTTAAGAGATATGATGAGTCTAGAACATGGTTAGCTAAATATCAGGAAACAGGAAAAAACACTTCAGATGTAAAAGAGCTTCTTTCTGATGATATGTCTAAGATAAAGAACCGGGATGATTACACTTTAGAAAAAGCTAAATTCAATTCAGATCTTAGTGATTTTGGAGCTTATGAAAAAAACGGTGTTACCTATTTAATATCTGCTAGAAATGAAGCGATGCCAAAAAATAAAAAAGTTTATTCCTGGAATGGGGAACCTTTTTTAGATATCTATATAGTAAAAGATGAGATGGTCTCTCCTATTTCCGGAGATGTAAATAGCGTATTGCATGATGGCCCACTTAGCATCACCAATGATGGAAAGTATCTATATTTCACCAGAAATAATTATATAAACAATAAAGAAGGGAAAAAGGATAAAAAATCTACCAACAATTTAAAGATCTATAGAGCAACAAATCTTAATGGCTCTTGGAAAGAGGTGGTAGAACTTCCTTTTAACGATAATGAATATTCTGTAGGCCACCCAAGTTTAAGTTCAGATAATAAATCGTTGTATTTTACCTCAGACATGCCTGGTGGACAAGGTGGAACAGATATATATAAAGTGGAGATCACGGGAGATAATACCTATGGTGTTCCTGTTAATTTAGGGAAAGAGATCAACACTAGCTTAGATGAAGCTTTTCCTTTCTTAACTACAGAAAATATTCTTTACTTCTCCTCCAACGGTCATTTAGGATTAGGATTAATGGATATTTTTAAAACAGATCTTAACACTACAAGTTTAGAAATAACCAATCTTGGCGCTCCTATTAACAGTAGTAAAGATGACTTTGCCTATTTTCAAAAATCTGAAGAGAATACTGGCTGGATAGCATCAAATAGGGATGGTATTAATGATGATGTCTACGAATTTAATCTCCTTAAACCACTAGTTCTAAAAGGTACGGTAACAGATGATGTGAACAATCTTCCTATTGCGAATGCTACTATTAGATTAATGGGATCTGATAATTCTCAATTTGCATTTCTTGAAACCGATAATGATGGAAAATATACTACCATTATCAGTAGAGATACAAAATATCCATTTGAAGCAAAACATATAGAATACACCGAAAAATCTGGAGAAATAAGTTCTTTTGATCTGGGTAACAAAGAAGAGTTGATCTATGATATACAGTTAAGTCCTATTCCGGATGTAGAATATTTAGCAGAGATCAATAACATCTATTTTGATTTCGACAAATCTAATATTCGTAAAGATGCAGCTACAGAACTAGATAAGTTGGTTGCATTAATGACAGAAAAATATCCTAATCTGGTAATAGAAATTGGTTCTCATACAGATTTTAGAGGAAGTGATGCATACAATGAGGCATTAGCAATTAGGAGAGCAGAGTCTACTTATAATTATTTAGTAAGTCATGGAATTGCTCCAGAAAGAATAGTAGCTTATAAAGGTTATGGAGAAAAGCAACCAGCTGTAAAATGCGATACTTGCAACTCAAAACAACATCAATTAAATAGAAGATCGATGTTTAAAGTAGTTAAAATGAAGTAA
- a CDS encoding aspartate carbamoyltransferase catalytic subunit yields the protein MSELSVNHLLGIKYLKPEDIELIFKTADHFKEVINRPIKKVPSLRDITIANLFFENSTRTRLSFELAEKRLSADVINFSAASSSVKKGETLIDTVNNILAMKVDMVVMRHPNPGAGIFLSKHVDASIINAGDGTHEHPTQALLDSYSIREKLGEVKGKKVLIVGDILHSRVALSNIFALKLQGAEVKVCGPKTLIPKYIESLGVGVETNLIKALEWCDVANMLRVQNERMEISYFPSTREYTQQFGLNKKILDSLNKEIVVMHPGPINRGVEITSDVADSKQAIILDQVQNGVAVRMAVIYLLASKIKH from the coding sequence ATGAGCGAATTAAGTGTAAACCACTTATTGGGAATTAAATATCTGAAGCCGGAAGATATCGAACTTATCTTTAAAACGGCAGATCATTTTAAAGAAGTGATCAATAGGCCCATTAAAAAAGTTCCTTCTCTACGCGATATTACCATAGCCAACTTATTCTTTGAGAATAGTACCAGAACCCGACTTTCTTTTGAACTTGCTGAAAAACGATTGAGTGCAGATGTAATTAATTTTTCTGCTGCTTCTTCTTCAGTAAAAAAAGGGGAAACGCTTATAGATACCGTAAATAATATTCTTGCCATGAAGGTAGATATGGTGGTAATGCGTCATCCGAATCCGGGAGCAGGAATTTTTCTTTCTAAACATGTAGATGCAAGTATTATAAATGCAGGAGATGGAACTCATGAGCATCCAACCCAAGCTTTACTAGATTCTTATTCTATCAGAGAAAAATTAGGTGAAGTTAAAGGAAAGAAAGTATTGATAGTGGGTGATATTCTGCACAGTAGAGTTGCCCTTTCAAATATTTTTGCTCTGAAACTTCAAGGTGCAGAGGTAAAGGTTTGCGGACCAAAAACACTGATCCCAAAATATATAGAATCTTTAGGAGTAGGAGTAGAGACCAATTTAATAAAAGCATTAGAATGGTGTGACGTGGCAAACATGTTGCGAGTTCAAAATGAACGTATGGAAATCAGCTATTTTCCAAGTACCAGAGAATACACGCAACAATTCGGTCTGAATAAGAAGATACTCGATTCTTTGAATAAAGAAATTGTGGTGATGCATCCTGGCCCAATAAATAGAGGAGTGGAGATCACTAGCGATGTAGCAGATTCTAAACAGGCTATAATTCTAGATCAGGTACAGAATGGTGTGGCAGTGAGAATGGCTGTTATTTACCTTTTAGCCTCCAAAATCAAACACTAA
- a CDS encoding ribonuclease Z, whose amino-acid sequence MKLTILGCYAATPRSFTNPTAQVLDINNHLFMIDCGEGSQVELRRNKIKFSKIKHIFISHLHGDHCFGLVGLISTFRLLNRDTELHVYGPKGIKEIITLQLKLSNSWTNYPLYFHELESKESQLIYEDDKVTVETIPLKHRIYTNGFLFKEKPGLRKLLINEAVERNIDVALYQSLKMGKDVVNNDGETIANHLVTTEPDPPKSYAYCSDTMYYPKIIPQIKNATVLYHESTFLEENKELAEPTKHSTAIEAATIAKDAEVKNLILGHYSTRYGSILPFKSEAETVFPRVQLADDGKSFEY is encoded by the coding sequence ATGAAACTTACAATTTTAGGTTGTTACGCAGCCACTCCCAGATCTTTCACAAATCCAACAGCACAGGTTTTAGATATCAATAATCATCTTTTCATGATAGATTGTGGTGAAGGTTCTCAAGTGGAGCTAAGGCGTAATAAAATAAAATTCTCTAAGATCAAGCACATCTTTATCTCACATTTACATGGTGACCATTGTTTTGGGCTTGTTGGGCTTATCTCCACCTTCAGACTGCTTAACAGAGATACAGAATTGCATGTTTACGGACCTAAAGGAATAAAAGAGATCATTACCCTACAATTGAAACTTTCCAACTCCTGGACCAACTATCCGCTTTATTTTCATGAATTGGAAAGTAAAGAATCTCAGCTTATCTATGAAGATGATAAAGTAACTGTAGAGACCATTCCATTAAAACACAGAATTTATACCAACGGATTTCTTTTTAAAGAAAAGCCCGGACTTAGAAAACTGCTGATCAACGAAGCGGTGGAACGTAACATTGATGTTGCCCTTTACCAAAGTTTGAAAATGGGAAAAGATGTAGTTAATAATGATGGAGAGACCATTGCTAATCATCTAGTTACTACAGAACCGGATCCTCCAAAATCATATGCATACTGTAGTGATACTATGTATTATCCGAAGATCATTCCACAAATTAAAAATGCTACTGTCCTGTATCATGAATCTACCTTTTTAGAAGAGAATAAAGAACTGGCAGAACCTACTAAACATTCTACAGCAATAGAAGCGGCAACTATCGCAAAAGATGCTGAGGTTAAGAATCTTATACTAGGCCATTATTCTACCAGATATGGCAGCATTTTACCGTTTAAAAGCGAGGCTGAAACCGTATTTCCTCGAGTTCAACTTGCAGATGATGGAAAATCATTCGAATATTAG
- a CDS encoding ribonuclease Z, translating into MKIIEKDNYKILKDEKNDIAGFANYMSQNHSIFKEDNVIVDVLKKGDLELEELLMFLEISNIHRAEKKSFVIVNDAINIDQVPEELIVVPTLLEATDIIKMEELERELGF; encoded by the coding sequence ATGAAGATTATTGAGAAAGACAATTATAAGATCCTGAAAGATGAGAAGAATGATATTGCTGGCTTTGCAAATTACATGTCTCAAAATCATTCCATATTTAAAGAAGATAATGTAATTGTAGATGTTCTTAAAAAAGGAGATCTTGAATTAGAAGAATTACTAATGTTCTTAGAGATTTCTAATATACATAGAGCAGAGAAGAAATCTTTTGTTATCGTAAACGATGCTATAAATATAGATCAAGTTCCAGAAGAACTAATTGTGGTTCCAACGTTATTAGAAGCTACAGATATTATTAAAATGGAAGAATTAGAAAGAGAACTCGGATTCTAA